A single region of the Streptomyces sp. AM 4-1-1 genome encodes:
- a CDS encoding papain-like cysteine protease family protein, with protein sequence MRNRRIRSGRLSVAATLAAVVLTLPTASANATTAAPPVVATGRSTAAAPAPAAVGAPAPAGSLAAARRLDITMQAQQKTNWCWAASGNTIATWFGRNYSQNQFCNAAFNRAQGYECPNSQAALDNVQAGLSWAGVRPGSYVTGWLRYPTVQAEIAAGRPVESRIQWSSGGGHMHVLYGYDDANSWVYWGDPWPSNNRYNWASHAWYVNNNEFSWTHSLYRIGA encoded by the coding sequence ATGCGCAACCGCAGAATCCGGTCAGGACGGCTGTCGGTCGCCGCCACCCTCGCCGCCGTGGTGCTCACCCTGCCGACCGCGTCGGCGAACGCCACGACCGCCGCTCCGCCCGTCGTCGCCACGGGCCGGTCCACCGCCGCCGCCCCCGCGCCCGCCGCCGTCGGCGCCCCGGCCCCGGCCGGATCGCTCGCCGCCGCACGGCGGCTCGACATCACCATGCAGGCCCAGCAGAAGACCAACTGGTGCTGGGCGGCCTCCGGCAACACCATCGCCACCTGGTTCGGCCGGAACTACTCCCAGAACCAGTTCTGCAACGCCGCCTTCAACCGGGCCCAGGGCTACGAGTGCCCCAACTCGCAGGCCGCGCTCGACAACGTCCAGGCCGGCCTGTCCTGGGCCGGTGTCCGGCCGGGCTCGTACGTCACCGGCTGGCTGCGCTACCCGACCGTTCAGGCCGAGATAGCCGCCGGACGGCCCGTGGAGAGCCGCATCCAGTGGTCGTCGGGCGGTGGGCACATGCATGTGCTGTACGGGTACGACGACGCCAACAGCTGGGTGTACTGGGGCGATCCCTGGCCCTCCAACAACCGCTACAACTGGGCGTCGCACGCCTGGTACGTCAACAACAACGAGTTCTCCTGGACCCACTCCCTCTACCGGATCGGAGCGTGA